A DNA window from Helianthus annuus cultivar XRQ/B chromosome 15, HanXRQr2.0-SUNRISE, whole genome shotgun sequence contains the following coding sequences:
- the LOC110913704 gene encoding uncharacterized protein LOC110913704 — translation MADELPLWFPPMSSDDSSDSSILFFQNLIEEAELQDTGTSNRRRYIERQREEGHETLMADYFVEDPKYNEDIFRHRFRMSKRLFLKIVSDVEENDPWFVEAPDARGRKGFTPLQKVTSAIKQLATGNTPDENDEYLHMAERTSRECLEYFCDTVCKIYGPEFLRRPTSHDMALLYQAHEEKHHLPGMFGSLDCTHFVWRFCPTEKFKRQHEAARKDVERAFGVLKGKWGVLSRPMRARSVKKIRNVVYTCIILHNMILKDDSTGAHSGSSGRAGSRRYGAGRVLE, via the exons ATGGCGGATGAACTCCCGTTATGGTTCCCACCCATGAGTAGCGACGATTCATCCGATAGTAGCattcttttttttcaaaatctcatcgaaGAAGCCGAACTTCAAGACACCGGCACATCTAACCGAAGGAGATATATTGAACGTCAACGTGAGGAGGggcatgagacactcatggcgGATTATTTTGTCGAAGACCCGAAGTACAACGAAGATATCTTTCGGCATAGGTTCCGTATGTCGAAacgtttgtttctaaaaattgtGTCCGATGTGGAAGAGAACGACCCGTGGTTTGTAGAGGCCCCCGATGCGCGAGGTAGGAAGGGCTTTACGCCCTTGCAAAAGGTGACATCGGCTATTAAACAGCTCGCAACTGGAAACACTCCAGACGAGAACGACGAGTACTTGCATATGGCCGAAAGAACTTCCCGCGAGTGCCTAGAATATTTTTGTGACACGGTTTGCAAAATATATGGTCCAGAGTTCTTACGTAGACCGACAAGCCACGACATGGCACTTTTATACCAAGCTCATGAGGAAAAACATCACCTTCCAGGTATGTTCGGTAGCCTTGATTGCACCCATTTCGTTTGGCGTTTTTGTCCGACAGA GAAATTCAAGAGGCAACATGAGGCGGCAAGAAAAGACGtcgaacgggcttttggtgttttgaagGGGAAATGGGGTGTATTGAGTCGACCGATGCGAGCAAGATCGGTTAAAAAAATTAGGAATGTCGTGTACACGTgtattattttacacaacatgattttgaaagacgATAGCACCGGTGCACATTCGGGATCCTCCGGTCGAGCCGgctctagacgatacggtgctGGGCGAGTTCTTGAATGA